A genome region from Micromonospora inyonensis includes the following:
- a CDS encoding DUF2617 family protein, with protein sequence MLVSLDAPYVDTSAADLSLALGDPELPALYVLDLDLPGGRPIRLRLLGASHQVLLGGTATAGTPDPVVLAETVACLPGRRPDLPSTVHEPADGYSFSATVLRPEPGGLSSRVAALRSELADDPYALVGVFPGDPDAVTALAVVPGPGSDSVRWRTWHAYPQTNELVLTETVVTL encoded by the coding sequence GTGCTGGTCAGTCTGGACGCGCCGTACGTCGACACCAGCGCCGCCGACCTCAGCCTGGCGCTCGGCGACCCGGAGCTACCCGCCCTGTACGTGCTCGACCTGGACCTGCCCGGCGGACGGCCGATCCGGCTGCGCCTGCTCGGCGCGTCCCACCAGGTGCTCCTGGGTGGGACCGCGACGGCCGGCACGCCCGATCCGGTGGTGCTGGCCGAGACGGTCGCCTGCCTGCCGGGGCGGCGACCGGACCTGCCGAGCACGGTGCACGAGCCGGCGGACGGCTACTCCTTCTCCGCGACCGTGCTCCGGCCGGAGCCGGGTGGCCTGAGCAGCCGGGTCGCCGCCCTCCGCAGCGAGCTGGCCGACGACCCGTACGCCCTGGTCGGCGTCTTTCCCGGTGACCCGGACGCGGTGACCGCCCTGGCGGTCGTCCCGGGCCCCGGATCGGACTCGGTGCGCTGGCGCACCTGGCACGCGTACCCGCAGACCAATGAGCTGGTCCTGACCGAGACGGTGGTGACACTGTGA
- the clpB gene encoding ATP-dependent chaperone ClpB has translation MNTERLTTKSREVITGAVAVANQRGHATVEPWHLLLALLDTAGSTAAGLLRAAGSDPVELRRATVRAIDGLPAARGSSIAEPSLSREFVNAIGAAEQIARPLGDEYTSTEHLLAGLARVGGAVANALKAAGATEENLVAAFPTIRGGDRRVTTADPEQTYQALGKYGVDLTASARDGKIDPVIGRDSEIRRVIQVLSRRTKNNPVLIGEPGVGKTAIVEGLAQRIVAGDVPESLRDKKLVSLDLGAMVAGAQYRGQFEERLKSVLEEIKNSNGQVITFLDELHTVVGAGKGEGSMDAGNMLKPMLARGELRMVGATTLDEYREHIEKDPALERRFQPVLVGEPTIEDTIGILRGLKERYEVHHGVRITDAALVAAASLSDRYITDRFLPDKAIDLVDESASRLRMEIDSRPVEVDEIERAVRRLEIEEMALAKEPDAASAERLERLRKELADKREQLTALSDRWKLEKDHITKLSTAKEELERLGGEAERAERDGELERAAELRYGRIPALKADLAKAEEELARLQADGAMLKEEVGADDIAAVVASWTGIPAGRLLEGETAKLLRMEESLRARVVGQSEAVGAVSDAVRRARAGVADPDRPTGSFLFLGPTGVGKTELAKALAEFLFDDERAMVRIDMSEYGEKHSVARLVGAPPGYVGYEEGGQLTEAVRRRPYSVILLDEVEKAHPDVFDILLQVLDDGRLTDGQGRTVDFRNAILILTSNLGSSVISDLTLAEEQRREGVLAVVRSHFKPEFLNRLDDIVVFAALHGDDLRSIVDIQLGRMRKRLADRRLGLEITEPARAWLAEHGYDPIYGARPLRRLVQSAIGDQLARALLAGQIRDGDTVRVDLADTKEALTVTSA, from the coding sequence ATGAACACGGAACGCCTCACCACCAAGAGCCGCGAGGTCATCACCGGTGCCGTCGCCGTCGCCAACCAGCGCGGGCACGCCACCGTCGAACCCTGGCACCTGCTGCTGGCACTGCTGGACACCGCCGGCTCCACCGCCGCCGGCCTGCTGCGCGCCGCCGGGTCCGACCCGGTCGAGCTGCGCCGGGCCACCGTACGGGCGATCGACGGCCTGCCCGCCGCGCGCGGCTCCAGCATCGCCGAGCCGAGCCTGTCCCGGGAGTTCGTCAACGCCATCGGGGCCGCCGAGCAGATCGCCCGGCCGCTCGGCGACGAGTACACCTCCACCGAACACCTCCTCGCCGGGCTGGCCCGGGTCGGCGGCGCGGTGGCGAACGCGCTGAAGGCCGCCGGGGCCACCGAGGAGAACCTGGTCGCCGCCTTCCCGACGATCCGGGGCGGGGACCGGCGGGTCACCACCGCCGACCCCGAGCAGACCTACCAGGCCCTGGGGAAGTACGGCGTCGACCTGACCGCCAGCGCCCGCGACGGCAAGATCGACCCGGTCATCGGCCGGGACTCGGAGATCCGTCGCGTCATCCAGGTGCTCTCCCGGCGTACCAAGAACAACCCGGTGCTGATCGGCGAGCCCGGCGTCGGCAAGACCGCGATCGTCGAAGGCCTGGCCCAGCGGATCGTCGCCGGTGACGTGCCCGAGTCGCTGCGGGACAAGAAGCTCGTCTCGCTCGACCTCGGCGCGATGGTCGCCGGCGCGCAGTACCGGGGCCAGTTCGAGGAGCGGCTGAAGTCCGTCCTGGAGGAGATCAAGAACTCCAACGGGCAGGTCATCACCTTCCTCGACGAGCTGCACACCGTGGTCGGCGCGGGCAAGGGCGAGGGCTCGATGGACGCCGGCAACATGCTCAAGCCGATGCTGGCCCGGGGTGAGCTGCGGATGGTCGGCGCGACCACCCTCGACGAGTACCGCGAGCACATCGAGAAGGACCCGGCCCTGGAGCGGCGCTTTCAGCCGGTGCTGGTCGGCGAACCGACCATCGAGGACACCATCGGCATCCTGCGCGGCCTCAAGGAGCGCTACGAGGTGCACCACGGGGTACGGATCACCGACGCCGCCCTCGTCGCCGCCGCCTCCCTGTCGGACCGCTACATCACCGACCGGTTCCTGCCGGACAAGGCGATCGACCTGGTCGACGAGTCCGCCTCCCGGCTGCGGATGGAGATCGACTCCCGGCCGGTCGAGGTGGACGAGATCGAGCGGGCGGTACGCCGGCTGGAGATCGAGGAGATGGCGCTGGCCAAGGAGCCGGACGCGGCCTCCGCCGAACGCCTCGAACGGCTGCGCAAGGAGTTGGCCGACAAGCGGGAACAGCTCACCGCGCTCTCCGACCGCTGGAAGCTGGAGAAGGACCACATCACCAAGCTCTCCACCGCCAAGGAGGAGCTGGAACGGCTCGGCGGCGAGGCCGAGCGGGCCGAGCGGGACGGTGAGCTGGAACGCGCCGCCGAGCTGCGGTACGGCCGGATTCCCGCGCTCAAGGCCGACCTGGCGAAGGCGGAGGAGGAACTGGCCCGGCTCCAGGCCGACGGCGCGATGCTCAAGGAGGAGGTCGGCGCGGACGACATCGCCGCCGTGGTCGCCTCCTGGACCGGCATCCCCGCCGGCCGGCTGCTGGAGGGCGAGACGGCGAAACTGCTCCGGATGGAGGAGTCGCTGCGGGCCCGGGTGGTCGGCCAGTCCGAGGCGGTCGGCGCGGTCTCCGACGCGGTCCGTCGCGCCCGCGCCGGGGTCGCCGACCCGGACCGCCCCACTGGCAGCTTCCTCTTCCTCGGCCCGACCGGTGTCGGCAAGACCGAGCTGGCCAAGGCGCTCGCCGAGTTCCTCTTCGACGACGAGCGGGCCATGGTCCGCATCGACATGAGCGAGTACGGCGAGAAGCACTCGGTGGCCCGGCTCGTCGGTGCCCCGCCCGGCTACGTCGGCTACGAGGAGGGCGGCCAGCTCACCGAGGCGGTGCGTCGCCGGCCGTACTCGGTGATCCTGCTGGACGAGGTGGAGAAGGCCCACCCGGACGTCTTCGACATCCTGCTCCAGGTGCTCGACGACGGTCGGCTCACCGACGGTCAGGGCCGCACCGTCGACTTCCGCAACGCCATCCTGATCCTCACCTCGAACCTCGGCTCGTCGGTGATCAGCGACCTGACGCTCGCCGAGGAGCAGCGCCGGGAGGGCGTGCTCGCGGTGGTCCGGTCGCACTTCAAGCCGGAGTTCCTCAACCGGCTGGACGACATCGTGGTCTTCGCCGCCCTGCACGGTGACGACCTCCGGTCCATCGTGGACATCCAGCTGGGGCGGATGCGCAAGCGGCTCGCCGACCGCCGCCTCGGCCTGGAGATCACCGAGCCGGCCCGTGCCTGGCTCGCCGAGCACGGCTACGACCCGATCTACGGCGCCCGCCCGCTGCGCCGCCTGGTCCAGTCCGCCATCGGCGACCAACTCGCCAGGGCCCTGCTCGCCGGCCAGATCCGCGACGGGGACACGGTCCGGGTCGACCTGGCCGACACCAAGGAAGCCCTCACCGTCACCTCCGCCTGA
- a CDS encoding DUF350 domain-containing protein, translating into MQTLVNDLLVTLAYGAVGVVLMAVGYVLVDVATPGRLNELIWTQRNRNAALLLASNLASVGITVVAAIVASEDDFVLGIVGAASYGILGLVIMAAAFVVLDVATPGKLGQLLVDPEPHPAVWVSAVVHLATGAIIAAAIS; encoded by the coding sequence GTGCAGACCCTTGTCAACGATCTGCTGGTCACCCTCGCCTACGGGGCGGTCGGCGTCGTCCTCATGGCCGTCGGCTACGTCCTCGTCGACGTGGCCACCCCCGGCCGGCTCAACGAACTGATCTGGACGCAGCGCAACCGGAACGCGGCGCTGCTGCTCGCCTCCAACCTGGCCAGCGTCGGCATCACCGTGGTGGCCGCCATCGTGGCCAGCGAGGACGACTTCGTCCTCGGCATCGTCGGTGCCGCCTCGTACGGGATTCTCGGACTGGTCATCATGGCCGCCGCGTTCGTGGTGCTGGACGTGGCGACGCCCGGGAAGCTCGGTCAACTCCTGGTCGACCCGGAGCCGCATCCGGCGGTCTGGGTCAGCGCCGTCGTC
- a CDS encoding DUF4178 domain-containing protein — MSGTLAYLVTAVGCLVGVAGAVVIVVALSRSRRRPPVPTSPTAADPFRDHDADALRGDPRRLRPGDLVEIRQVTYAVRGSLHLTEGGWSWDEHLLDTADGTKRWLSVEEDPDLELVLWTAEPDATVTPGPQTVDFDGRRYRSDESGQARWTATGTTGLAPTGSVRYHDYTASGDARLSFEKYGDAGWEVARGELLRRPEVMVYPQAGPEKVG; from the coding sequence GTGAGCGGGACACTGGCGTACCTGGTGACGGCGGTTGGCTGCCTGGTCGGCGTGGCCGGGGCGGTCGTCATCGTCGTCGCCCTCTCCAGGTCCCGTCGACGCCCGCCCGTCCCGACCTCGCCGACCGCCGCCGACCCGTTCCGCGACCACGACGCCGACGCCCTGCGGGGCGACCCGCGTCGGCTGCGTCCCGGCGACCTCGTCGAGATCCGGCAGGTGACCTACGCGGTGCGTGGCTCGCTGCACCTCACCGAGGGTGGCTGGAGCTGGGACGAGCACCTGCTGGACACCGCCGACGGCACGAAGCGCTGGCTGTCCGTGGAGGAGGACCCGGACCTGGAGCTGGTGCTCTGGACCGCCGAGCCGGATGCCACGGTCACCCCCGGCCCGCAGACCGTCGACTTCGACGGCCGGCGGTACCGCAGCGACGAGTCGGGCCAGGCCCGGTGGACCGCCACCGGCACCACCGGGCTCGCCCCCACCGGCAGCGTCCGGTACCACGACTACACGGCCTCCGGCGATGCCCGGCTCTCCTTCGAGAAGTACGGCGACGCCGGCTGGGAGGTGGCCCGGGGCGAGCTGCTGCGCCGCCCCGAGGTGATGGTCTACCCGCAGGCCGGCCCGGAGAAGGTGGGCTGA
- a CDS encoding DUF4247 domain-containing protein, producing MTYRRWFVVGAVFAVVGVLVAAFAIFYGNFSPRGYVEDRYSRAASQDIGRDALAYSSTKRPSEVADEVTDAWKPADQYVDSSGVYLRYDDDSVVILPVAAGSLILLERVSTAYPRYHSTVGNSWGWGRGSTVRGGGPGSGK from the coding sequence GTGACGTACCGACGGTGGTTCGTGGTGGGCGCGGTCTTCGCCGTGGTCGGCGTACTGGTCGCCGCTTTCGCGATCTTCTACGGCAACTTCTCGCCCCGCGGCTACGTCGAGGACCGGTACAGCCGGGCCGCCAGCCAGGACATCGGCAGGGACGCGCTCGCGTACAGCTCCACCAAGCGGCCGAGCGAGGTGGCGGACGAGGTGACCGACGCCTGGAAGCCGGCCGACCAGTACGTCGACAGCAGCGGCGTCTACCTCCGCTACGACGACGACTCGGTGGTGATCCTGCCGGTGGCGGCCGGGTCGCTGATCCTGCTCGAACGCGTCTCCACCGCCTACCCGCGCTACCACTCGACGGTGGGTAACAGCTGGGGCTGGGGGCGCGGCAGCACCGTCCGTGGCGGCGGCCCGGGCAGCGGCAAGTGA